In one Vicia villosa cultivar HV-30 ecotype Madison, WI unplaced genomic scaffold, Vvil1.0 ctg.000585F_1_1, whole genome shotgun sequence genomic region, the following are encoded:
- the LOC131629590 gene encoding uncharacterized protein LOC131629590, giving the protein MDYSNWYDWNMTPSESNNDDAHLNLRELSKYPLPLGLKLTLTPEMLPYTEQNTNAVTETSCQLETKKAEKLKAVHFPIYMLMIGFFKIEAKYPADLVAKFYYAKRKLVWEIMRDGLKDKIEIQWRNISAIQAIIEDNSPGILEIELDKEPSFFREIEPKPGKHTVWTLSHDFTRGQASKYRRHYLQFPPGVLDQYYAKLLQCDNRLFELSQRPFPTSHSIYFDSHLDKRTTQLSFCRDDSENMDQQVQMFGYMPQITNYNNPTSSTSGNNNFNKLYLKK; this is encoded by the exons ATGGATTACAGTAACTGGTATGACTGGAACATGACTCCCTCAGAATCCAACAATGATGATGCACACCTGAACTTGAGAGAGTTATCCAAGTATCCGCTACCACTCGGGTTAAAACTCACATTGACACCTGAGATGCTTCCTTACACGGAACAAAATACGAATGCTGTTACTGAAACTTCATGTCAACTTGAAACCAAGAAAGCTGAGAAGTTGAAAGCTGTTCATTTTCCAATATACATGCTCATGATCGGATTTTTCAAG ATTGAAGCTAAATATCCCGCGGATCTGGTAGCTAAGTTTTATTATGCTAAACGAAAACTTGTTTGGGAGATAATGCGTGATGGTTTAAAGGACAAGATTGAAATACAGTGGCGAAATATTTCAGCCATTCAAGCTATTATCGAGGATAATTCACCCGGTATTCTAGAAATCGAG CTTGACAAAGAACCATCCTTCTTTCGAGAGATTGAACCAAAGCCAGGAAAGCATACTGTGTGGACCTTATCTCATGACTTCACTCGTGGCCAAGCTTCTAAATACCG GAGGCACTATCTTCAATTCCCTCCTGGAGTTCTTGACCAATACTACGCAAAGCTCTTGCAATGTGATAACCGATTGTTCGAATTGAGCCAGAGACCTTTTCCTACTTCGCATTCTATTTATTTTGATTCACATTTAGACAAGAGGACAACACAGCTTAGTTTCTGTCGCGATGATTCAGAAAACATGGACCAACAAGTTCAAATGTTTGGCTATATGCCTCAAATTACTAATTATAACAACCCAACTTCATCAACTTCAGGTAACAACAATTTCAATaaactttatttaaaaaaataa
- the LOC131629613 gene encoding RNA pseudouridine synthase 1-like — MLKQTIWLGSGSGSHIHHNHYHHFRNPCKLPPTPTSSAAVAMSISPQNKQSNISINTPTLAETYPTPLSPPLPAISKAIELNRATIASSNSDLFSLSKTHTIYEDEWLLAVNKPQGIYCDSVLSSLQSQKTAPPELHLANRLDRDTSGVMLITKSHKVASNLVKAFTDHKVKKTYIALCTGVKPNWETITVRSGHGRSKFGAWRVYAFSDAGRGLPGGSSVREMETSFEVLTVNGKGSFTEVCESEFEGRSVVVVEEKAVKIDGGDDGNEIVVRAYPRSGRTHQIRLHCQYLGISIIGDVKYEGVYEWNGRVHDGHHLHAETLSFDHPVTGVHVMVRAPLPQWVNQALSNSSTNIDTVHVKS, encoded by the coding sequence ATGCTGAAGCAAACAATATGGTTGGGATCCGGATCCGGATCCCATATTCACCACAACCACTACCACCATTTCAGAAACCCGTGCAAGCTGCCACCCACACCAACCTCATCCGCCGCCGTAGCCATGTCAATATCACCCCAGAACAAACAATCCAACATTTCCATAAATACCCCCACACTCGCAGAGACTTACCCTACACCACTATCGCCTCCACTCCCCGCAATCTCAAAAGCAATCGAACTAAACAGAGCCACAATCGCTTCATCAAACTCAGACCTCTTCTCCCTCTCAAAAACCCACACCATCTACGAAGACGAATGGCTCCTCGCCGTCAACAAACCCCAAGGAATCTACTGCGACAGCGTCCTCTCCTCCCTTCAATCACAAAAAACCGCTCCACCGGAGCTTCATCTCGCCAACCGACTCGACCGCGACACTAGCGGCGTCATGCtcataacaaaatcacacaaagtAGCTTCAAATCTCGTCAAAGCTTTTACCGATCACAAAGTTAAGAAAACCTACATCGCTCTCTGCACCGGCGTTAAACCTAATTGGGAAACGATAACTGTTAGATCCGGTCACGGTAGGTCAAAATTCGGTGCGTGGAGAGTTTACGCCTTTTCCGATGCCGGACGTGGATTACCGGGTGGATCGAGTGTACGTGAAATGGAAACTTCTTTCGAGGTTTTGACTGTAAACGGAAAAGGGAGTTTTACGGAGGTTTGTGAGTCGGAGTTTGAAGGGAGGAGTGTGGTGGTTGTTGAAGAAAAGGCGGTGAAAATTGACGGTGGGGATGATGGGAATGAGATAGTGGTGAGAGCTTATCCGAGGAGTGGAAGAACGCATCAGATTCGATTGCATTGTCAATATTTAGGGATTTCGATCATTGGGGATGTGAAATATGAAGGTGTTTATGAGTGGAATGGTAGGGTTCATGATGGTCATCACCTTCATGCTGAAACGTTGTCGTTTGATCATCCTGTTACTGGGGTTCATGTTATGGTGCGTGCGCCACTCCCACAATGGGTGAACCAGGCGTTGTCAAATAGTAGTACTAACATAGACACTGTACACGTGAAAAGTTAG
- the LOC131629591 gene encoding uncharacterized protein LOC131629591, translating to MASSSVITPEDVLESLMNDGTIDALRLKIINQLKANEELKSTTIKMAEQSKVLNTPGAEKQTKRELFDALRQELETSVLEKASKSVWDLILDNNGLGKEISETVERVFCRLSGQEPPLFPLLNGEPQPEKEADSRKEKGKGKQKENENTSLITPPSKKRSFGELNLDGADETATRSSDPAAISEVSGKSPLSISKT from the exons atggcttcttcttcggtAATCACTCCCGAAGATGTTTTGGAATCGCTCATGAACGACGGCACAATTGATGCCCTTAGGTTGAAGATCATCAACCAGCTTAAAGCCAAT GAGGAACTCAAGAGCACTACTATAAAGATGGCTGAACAGAGTAAGGTTCTCAACACTCCTGGTGCTGAGAAACAGACCAAAAGAGAGCTCTTTGATGCGCTTCGTCAAGAACTCGA AACTTCTGTACTAGAGAAAGCTTCAAAATCAGTTTGGGATTTAATTTTAGACAACAATGGCTTGGGAAAGGAGATAAGTGAGACTGTTGAAAGAGTATTTTGCCGATTGAGCGGTCAGGAACCTCCTTTGTTTCCGCTTCTAAATGGAGAACCACAACCTGAAAAGGAGGCTGACagcagaaaagaaaaaggtaaaggaaagcagaaagaaaatgaaaatacGAGTTTGATTACGCCTCCATCAAAGAAAAGAAGCTTTGGAGAATTGAATTTGGATGGTGCAGATGAAACTGCCACCAGGTCCTCTGATCCTGCAGCAATATCAGAAGTTTCTGGCAAATCGCCTTTATCGATTTCAAAGACTTGA